In a genomic window of Thermomicrobiales bacterium:
- a CDS encoding MBL fold metallo-hydrolase, whose product MKLTILGSAAAGTNAGSGCSSYLIRSEDTRLLIDCGPGTIPELKRHIDVRLVDGIVISHMHLDHILDLVTLRGAYRYAPEPFDGRIPLWLPPGGAAILDSLAAPLDLDHHSPLFFDQVYETHEYNPIDSLQIGSIAIDFAPTQHAMPAWAMRVARSGSDAAIGITSDTGPVTNLAAFLRGVSALICEATLLESDVSPMERDHLTAQEAGRLAEMCQAGRLVLTHVWDELGADKLLSSAMSAYAGPVEIGWPGMEIETT is encoded by the coding sequence ATGAAACTCACCATTCTGGGCAGCGCGGCCGCCGGAACGAATGCAGGCTCGGGGTGCTCGAGCTATCTGATTCGCTCTGAAGACACCAGGCTTCTGATCGATTGTGGTCCCGGCACGATTCCGGAGCTGAAACGCCACATCGATGTCCGCCTTGTCGACGGAATCGTCATCTCTCATATGCATCTCGACCACATCCTGGATCTGGTGACTCTGCGAGGAGCGTATCGCTACGCCCCAGAACCATTCGATGGCCGAATTCCGCTCTGGCTGCCACCAGGAGGGGCAGCCATTCTGGACAGTCTGGCTGCCCCGCTCGATCTGGATCACCATTCTCCGCTCTTCTTCGACCAGGTCTACGAAACACACGAATACAATCCGATCGACTCGCTGCAAATCGGTTCGATTGCGATCGATTTCGCGCCAACGCAGCACGCGATGCCGGCCTGGGCCATGCGTGTGGCGCGTTCCGGATCGGACGCAGCAATAGGGATAACGTCCGATACCGGTCCGGTGACCAACCTGGCGGCGTTCCTGCGCGGGGTATCGGCGCTCATTTGCGAGGCGACACTGCTGGAGAGCGACGTTTCACCAATGGAACGAGACCACCTCACCGCGCAAGAAGCGGGGAGGCTGGCTGAAATGTGCCAGGCAGGCCGGCTCGTTCTCACGCATGTCTGGGATGAGCTGGGCGCCGACAAGCTCCTGAGCTCCGCCATGAGCGCATATGCCGGACCTGTGGAGATTGGCTGGCCCGGGATGGAGATCGAGACGACATGA